The Kocuria sp. TGY1127_2 genome includes a window with the following:
- a CDS encoding phosphate transport regulator, translated as MAIRLFPQENKALELLADMAQLVVDSTSAASRMMGSPLTDHDEVFEQALEIEGRSTDSFFALMTTVRSAFVLPLPRADLYLLGQRLNQATESLTSASHIIKIHSLDRFSKRASDLLDLLQRQASLTAEAMRHLSDLEGLDEYWVEVLRMSKQSIRTTNLYQADMMDRLKPAAYLKESQFTAQLQAASLSVREVATDVGRILVQES; from the coding sequence GTGGCAATTCGCTTATTTCCTCAGGAGAACAAGGCCCTCGAGCTGCTCGCGGACATGGCACAGCTTGTCGTTGATTCCACTTCCGCGGCCTCACGCATGATGGGGTCACCTCTCACGGATCACGACGAGGTCTTCGAACAGGCTCTGGAGATTGAGGGACGATCCACCGATTCGTTCTTCGCGCTGATGACCACCGTACGAAGCGCCTTCGTACTCCCTCTCCCCCGCGCGGACCTATACCTGCTGGGCCAACGCCTCAACCAGGCGACCGAATCCCTAACCTCGGCCTCGCATATCATCAAGATCCACAGCCTGGATCGATTTTCCAAGCGCGCCTCCGACCTCCTGGACCTTCTCCAGCGCCAAGCTTCCCTGACCGCCGAGGCCATGCGGCATCTCTCGGACCTTGAGGGCCTCGACGAATACTGGGTCGAGGTCCTTCGCATGTCCAAGCAGTCCATCCGGACCACGAACCTCTACCAAGCTGACATGATGGACCGGCTCAAGCCAGCGGCCTACCTCAAGGAGTCGCAGTTCACCGCCCAACTTCAGGCAGCTTCCCTGAGCGTGCGCGAAGTGGCCACCGACGTCGGACGAATCCTCGTCCAGGAGTCGTAA
- the metE gene encoding 5-methyltetrahydropteroyltriglutamate--homocysteine S-methyltransferase encodes MNPDDRPALSFELYPPRSRMSRQALETTIAEIEPTRPDYVSVTAAVDGERRRQSLDLLRHLVEETELKPLAHIVSTGQIASELEELVDEIIRLGVRGLLALRGDRPENYALKQGELPFARHLVELIRGVESRGSAKLCAGRLAVGVAAYPVRHPESSSIHHDTEVLLAKQRAGADFAITQVYPDPSDYARLAERARANAVELPLIPGILPVTSLRRYLRVCGLAGIEPNAGLAHRLETAETFAERLAVGVDSAEDFARQALAAGAPGLHIYTFNEHQAALELVDRLGLRGNTAPANQPISPLNDQEIIVTNPNNVLHSTSPKDRAFPPATILGYPRIGPNREVKRALEAYWSGQGDIEDLSSSVTGIRHLTVGRLRELGLKASSSIPASFALYDQVLDAILATGAVPTRFADLANRDHHLNRDASFVLARGDDARGPLEMTKWFNTNYHYLVPEIGPRTPFTANPQEIVGQLQAGAFSPNDDAPLRPAILGPISFLLLSKAEDTAPVGFEPLNRIEELVEVYRELISALGNAGAEWVQLEEPALVAENQNPELAEIVRRTYERLSADRAAGDPLVLVTTAYGDAENLLEPLVAAGVDAVHVDLVSGPANGQIRRLDPDQLSLFTGTEAPVLVAGIVNGQNIWRTDLRTALARLEELHEAGANVAVSTSTSLIHVPHDAALEDQLGDEPRTWLAFADQKVEEVCILARGLADGPEAIANFLDESDGAIRHRTEARGTRDALIRERADLLTESDGHREPAEERRREQALQGISASLPELPTTTIGSFPQTPEIRAVRADHRAGRISDSEYTERLREEIRAVVALQEEIGLDVLVHGEPERNDMVQYFAENLDGFDVTRYGWVQSYGSRCTRPSILWGDVSRQGEGVRGRAITVPWITYAQSLTDRPVKGMLTGPVTILAWSFVREDQPLADTANQVALALRDEVNDLEAAGIGVVQVDEPALRELLPLRERDRAEYLEWSVRAFRLATSGVRPETQIHTHLCYSEFGEVLSAIDALDADVTSVEAARSRMELLDPLADIGFERGIGPGVWDIHSPRVPTVTETEDLLSAAARVIPRDRLWANPDCGLKTRQYEETTAALKRLVEAARRVRAGVTV; translated from the coding sequence GTGAACCCTGATGACAGGCCAGCGTTGTCCTTCGAGCTCTATCCGCCTCGCAGCAGGATGAGCCGACAGGCATTGGAAACCACTATCGCCGAGATCGAACCCACTCGCCCTGATTACGTTTCCGTGACCGCCGCCGTGGATGGCGAGAGGAGGCGCCAAAGCCTGGACTTGCTACGACACCTCGTCGAGGAAACGGAGCTGAAACCATTGGCCCACATCGTCTCGACCGGACAGATAGCTTCCGAGCTCGAAGAACTGGTCGATGAGATCATCCGGCTTGGCGTGCGCGGCCTCCTGGCTCTGAGGGGCGATCGACCTGAGAACTACGCCCTCAAGCAGGGCGAACTTCCCTTCGCTCGACACCTGGTGGAACTGATCCGTGGCGTCGAGTCGAGGGGATCGGCCAAATTGTGTGCCGGACGTCTGGCCGTGGGCGTGGCGGCCTATCCGGTCCGTCACCCAGAATCCTCGAGCATCCACCACGACACCGAGGTCCTGCTGGCCAAGCAACGGGCGGGAGCGGATTTCGCCATCACTCAGGTCTATCCGGACCCTTCCGATTACGCTCGTCTCGCCGAGCGGGCCCGCGCCAATGCCGTCGAATTGCCTCTGATCCCCGGAATTCTGCCCGTGACAAGCCTGCGGAGGTATCTGCGGGTGTGCGGACTCGCAGGGATCGAGCCGAATGCAGGTCTCGCACACAGGCTCGAAACCGCCGAGACGTTCGCAGAACGCCTGGCCGTCGGAGTGGACTCGGCGGAGGACTTCGCTCGCCAGGCCCTTGCCGCAGGGGCCCCAGGACTGCACATCTATACCTTCAACGAACACCAGGCGGCGCTCGAACTCGTGGATCGACTCGGTCTGCGCGGCAATACTGCCCCTGCGAATCAACCCATCTCGCCTCTCAACGATCAGGAGATCATCGTGACGAACCCTAACAACGTCCTCCACAGCACCTCACCCAAGGACAGGGCTTTTCCCCCGGCAACCATCCTCGGCTATCCGCGCATCGGACCGAATCGCGAGGTCAAGCGCGCCCTGGAAGCGTACTGGAGCGGGCAAGGCGACATCGAGGACCTGTCGTCGTCCGTGACCGGAATTCGACACCTAACCGTAGGCCGCCTGCGGGAACTGGGCTTGAAGGCTTCCTCCTCGATCCCGGCTTCGTTCGCCCTCTATGACCAGGTGCTGGACGCGATTCTGGCGACAGGGGCCGTGCCTACTCGGTTTGCGGATCTTGCGAACCGTGACCATCACCTGAACCGGGACGCCTCCTTCGTCCTGGCCCGAGGAGATGACGCCCGTGGCCCACTCGAAATGACCAAGTGGTTCAATACGAATTACCACTACTTGGTGCCCGAGATCGGCCCTCGGACTCCTTTCACCGCAAATCCGCAGGAGATCGTCGGCCAGTTGCAGGCCGGTGCCTTTTCGCCGAACGACGACGCCCCGCTGCGCCCTGCCATCCTCGGCCCGATTTCGTTCTTGCTTCTGTCCAAGGCCGAGGACACCGCGCCCGTTGGATTCGAACCTCTGAATCGGATCGAGGAACTCGTGGAGGTATATCGAGAGCTCATCTCGGCGCTGGGCAATGCCGGTGCCGAATGGGTTCAGCTCGAAGAACCGGCCCTCGTCGCCGAGAATCAGAATCCGGAACTGGCCGAGATCGTCCGGCGAACCTATGAGCGCTTGAGCGCCGATCGCGCAGCTGGTGATCCCTTGGTCCTGGTTACGACCGCCTACGGTGACGCCGAGAATCTTCTCGAGCCCCTGGTGGCGGCTGGCGTCGATGCCGTTCACGTGGACCTGGTCTCCGGCCCTGCGAACGGGCAGATCCGGCGACTCGATCCGGATCAGCTGTCCCTCTTTACCGGCACCGAAGCCCCGGTACTGGTGGCCGGCATCGTGAACGGACAGAACATCTGGCGAACGGATCTGCGTACGGCCCTGGCTCGACTCGAGGAGCTCCACGAGGCCGGGGCGAATGTGGCGGTCAGTACTTCGACATCGCTCATCCATGTACCGCACGACGCCGCTCTCGAGGACCAGCTCGGGGACGAACCTCGCACCTGGCTCGCGTTCGCGGACCAGAAAGTCGAGGAGGTTTGCATCCTGGCCCGAGGGCTGGCGGACGGACCCGAGGCGATCGCGAATTTCCTCGACGAGTCCGACGGGGCGATTCGTCATAGGACAGAGGCCCGCGGGACCAGGGACGCACTGATTCGAGAACGGGCTGACCTGCTGACCGAATCCGATGGTCATCGTGAGCCCGCGGAGGAGAGGCGCCGTGAACAGGCTCTGCAGGGCATTTCGGCGAGCCTTCCGGAACTGCCCACGACGACGATCGGTTCTTTCCCGCAGACCCCGGAGATCCGAGCGGTGCGTGCGGACCACAGAGCCGGGCGCATCTCCGATTCCGAATACACCGAGCGCTTGCGGGAAGAAATTCGCGCCGTCGTTGCTCTTCAGGAGGAGATCGGGCTGGACGTGCTCGTGCACGGGGAACCCGAGCGCAACGACATGGTCCAGTACTTCGCGGAGAACTTGGATGGGTTCGACGTAACCCGATACGGCTGGGTCCAGTCCTATGGCTCGCGCTGCACCCGGCCTTCGATCCTTTGGGGGGACGTCAGTCGACAAGGCGAAGGGGTGCGGGGTCGAGCCATCACGGTTCCCTGGATCACCTACGCGCAGTCCCTGACGGACCGCCCTGTGAAGGGGATGCTGACGGGTCCGGTCACTATCCTGGCCTGGTCTTTCGTCCGCGAGGACCAGCCGTTGGCGGATACCGCGAATCAGGTGGCTCTCGCTTTGCGCGACGAGGTGAACGACCTCGAGGCGGCCGGTATAGGCGTCGTACAGGTTGACGAACCCGCGTTGCGCGAACTCCTTCCACTCCGGGAACGCGACCGGGCCGAATATCTCGAGTGGTCGGTACGGGCCTTCCGCTTGGCCACGTCCGGTGTGAGGCCCGAAACCCAGATCCACACGCACCTGTGCTATTCCGAATTTGGAGAGGTGCTCTCCGCGATCGACGCGCTGGATGCGGACGTGACCAGCGTCGAAGCGGCGCGCTCGCGGATGGAATTGCTGGATCCTCTGGCGGACATCGGATTCGAGCGTGGCATCGGGCCCGGTGTCTGGGATATTCACTCTCCCCGGGTTCCCACTGTGACGGAAACCGAGGATCTGTTGTCTGCGGCTGCGCGAGTCATCCCTCGCGACAGGCTCTGGGCCAACCCAGACTGCGGTCTCAAGACGAGACAGTATGAGGAAACCACGGCCGCGTTGAAGAGACTCGTGGAAGCCGCCCGACGGGTACGCGCGGGTGTGACCGTCTAG
- a CDS encoding inorganic phosphate transporter: MEYFLFTLCGLFLLGYTVIGCFHDASNAVAVPVGARALTPKVALIVCAFFNVVGLLIGSLTLSLTSDHWLTIPHDDIGLAVLTSSLLTVILWEIFTWWRRSPSSSTNALIGGVFGALWATQQVGLGDHLDLGVKMVGDVVLPLILAPLAAFGIAWVAVIPLVHLLQHTSPGRIHRRSRYVLSLSTSVISLGHGIYFGHRSLVIGALMWMSIGHSITSTQTAWMCTLIGVMMVIGTLMGSWRIGHTISDRLVTIDPFRGAVAQAVTSLLIFGTGAVAKDPFSSSHLAASAVLGAGSNQRFHAVRAHTAARLVLTWIVTVPVTVIVSAIFFLALSPLL, encoded by the coding sequence GTGGAGTACTTCCTGTTCACCCTGTGTGGGTTGTTTCTTCTGGGCTACACCGTCATCGGTTGTTTCCATGACGCTTCCAACGCCGTAGCAGTGCCCGTCGGAGCCCGTGCCCTCACCCCCAAGGTTGCGCTGATCGTCTGCGCGTTCTTCAACGTGGTGGGCTTGCTCATCGGCTCGCTGACTCTGTCATTGACTTCGGATCACTGGCTCACGATCCCGCACGACGACATCGGCCTTGCCGTCCTGACCTCGTCATTGCTCACGGTGATCCTGTGGGAGATCTTCACCTGGTGGCGCAGGTCACCGTCCTCGTCGACCAATGCCCTGATCGGCGGGGTATTCGGCGCGCTGTGGGCCACCCAGCAGGTAGGGCTGGGCGATCATCTTGACCTCGGAGTCAAGATGGTGGGCGACGTCGTCCTTCCCCTCATCCTTGCCCCTTTGGCCGCCTTCGGGATCGCCTGGGTGGCTGTCATCCCGTTGGTGCATTTGCTCCAGCACACGAGCCCGGGAAGAATTCACCGACGCTCTCGCTACGTTCTTTCACTCAGCACATCCGTCATATCCCTCGGGCACGGGATCTACTTCGGGCATCGTAGCCTCGTGATCGGCGCTTTGATGTGGATGTCGATCGGGCACAGCATCACGTCGACCCAAACCGCTTGGATGTGCACACTTATCGGCGTCATGATGGTCATCGGAACTTTGATGGGCAGCTGGCGTATCGGACACACTATCTCGGACCGTCTGGTCACGATCGACCCATTCCGCGGTGCAGTGGCTCAGGCCGTAACCAGTCTCCTGATTTTCGGTACGGGGGCAGTGGCCAAAGACCCGTTCTCCTCGTCCCACCTCGCGGCGTCTGCCGTTCTGGGCGCAGGCTCCAACCAGCGCTTCCATGCGGTGCGTGCCCATACGGCCGCCCGCCTGGTCCTGACCTGGATCGTCACCGTGCCGGTCACGGTCATCGTCTCGGCCATCTTTTTCCTCGCGCTGTCTCCTTTGTTGTAA